In the genome of Bradyrhizobium arachidis, one region contains:
- the gudD gene encoding glucarate dehydratase, producing MAQTEISGAPVVTAMQVIPVAGRDSMLLNLSGAHAPFFTRNIVILTDNAGHTGVGEVPGGQKIWQTLQDARDLVIGKTVGAMNNILADIRTAFADRDAGGRGKQTFDLRVMIHAVTAVESALLDLLGQHLALPVAALLGEGQQRKSVETLGYLFFVGDRRKSKLDYVTGETGKAEWFNLRHQEAMTPETVVRLAEATHDHYGFADFKLKGGVLRGEQEIEAVTAIAKRFPNARVTLDPNGAWSLDEAISLCKDMHGILAYAEDPCGAEAGFSGREIMAEFRRATGLPTATNMIATDWRQLSHALRLGAVDIPLADPHFWTMQGSVRVAQTCRDNGLTWGSHSNNHFDISLAMFTHVGAAAPGKVTAIDTHWIWQDGQALTQEPLQIRGGKIAVPDRPGLGIEIDRAAIETAHELYKKHGLGARDDAMAMQDLIPGWTFDDKRPCLVR from the coding sequence ATGGCCCAGACGGAAATCTCCGGCGCACCGGTCGTCACGGCGATGCAGGTGATCCCGGTCGCGGGCCGCGACAGCATGCTCCTCAACCTCAGCGGCGCGCATGCGCCGTTCTTCACCCGCAACATCGTCATCCTCACCGACAATGCCGGCCACACCGGCGTCGGCGAGGTGCCGGGCGGACAGAAGATCTGGCAGACACTGCAGGACGCCCGCGATCTCGTGATCGGCAAGACCGTCGGCGCGATGAACAACATCCTGGCCGACATCCGCACCGCCTTCGCCGATCGTGATGCCGGCGGCCGCGGCAAGCAGACCTTTGACCTCCGCGTCATGATCCACGCGGTCACCGCAGTCGAGTCGGCGCTGCTGGACCTGCTCGGCCAGCATCTCGCGCTGCCGGTCGCAGCCCTGCTCGGCGAAGGCCAGCAGCGCAAGAGCGTCGAGACGCTCGGCTACCTGTTCTTCGTCGGCGACCGTCGCAAGAGCAAGCTCGACTACGTCACGGGCGAGACCGGCAAGGCGGAATGGTTCAACCTCCGCCATCAGGAGGCGATGACGCCCGAGACCGTGGTGCGGCTCGCCGAGGCGACCCACGACCATTACGGCTTCGCCGATTTCAAGCTCAAGGGCGGCGTGCTCCGCGGCGAGCAGGAGATCGAGGCCGTCACCGCGATTGCAAAGCGCTTCCCCAACGCGCGCGTCACGCTCGACCCCAACGGGGCCTGGTCACTCGACGAGGCCATCAGCCTCTGCAAGGACATGCACGGCATCCTCGCCTATGCCGAGGATCCCTGCGGTGCCGAAGCCGGCTTCTCGGGCCGCGAGATCATGGCCGAGTTCCGCCGCGCCACGGGGCTGCCGACCGCAACCAACATGATCGCCACCGACTGGCGGCAGCTCTCCCATGCGCTGCGCCTGGGCGCGGTGGACATCCCGCTGGCCGATCCCCATTTCTGGACCATGCAAGGCTCGGTGCGCGTCGCCCAGACCTGCCGTGACAACGGCCTGACCTGGGGCTCGCACTCCAACAATCACTTTGACATCTCGCTCGCCATGTTCACCCATGTCGGCGCCGCCGCCCCCGGCAAGGTCACCGCGATCGACACCCACTGGATCTGGCAGGACGGTCAGGCGCTGACGCAAGAGCCCCTCCAGATCAGGGGCGGCAAGATCGCGGTCCCGGACCGTCCAGGCCTCGGCATCGAGATCGACCGCGCGGCCATCGAGACCGCGCATGAGCTCTACAAGAAGCATGGACTTGGCGCCCGGGATGACGCTATGGCCATGCAGGACCTGATCCCCGGCTGGACCTTCGACGACAAGCGTCCGTGCCTCGTGCGCTAA
- a CDS encoding aldehyde dehydrogenase family protein has translation MTEILRNFIGGEWIEGSGITKNINPSNTNDLVGEYAKADKAQTEKAIAAAKAAFPAWAQSTPQVRYDALNKISTEILARKEELGRLLAREEGKTLPEGIGEVARAGQIFAFFAGEALRLIGEKGASVRPGLDVELTREPVGVVGMITPWNFPIAIPAWKIAPALCYGNTVVFKPAELVPGSAHALSEIITRSGIPAGVFNLVVGSGSVVGQTLLEHPDVAAISFTGSVQTGRKIAQACVLSNPMKKFQLEMGGKNPLVVLDDADLKTAVEVAVNGAYFSTGQRCTASSRLIVTEGIHDRFVAAMAERLNSLSVDDALKAGVHIGPVVDQSQLDQDLRYIKIGQDEGAKLAFGGELLKRENPGHYLQPALFTEANNNMRIAREEIFGPVAAVIRAKNYEEALAISNDTEFGLASGICTTSLKYASHYKRNSESGMVMVNLPTAGVDYHVPFGGRKGSSYGAREQGSYAREFYTTVKTAYTFPG, from the coding sequence ATGACAGAAATCCTGAGAAACTTCATCGGCGGCGAATGGATCGAGGGATCCGGCATCACGAAGAACATCAATCCCTCCAACACCAACGATCTCGTCGGCGAATACGCCAAAGCCGACAAGGCGCAGACCGAGAAGGCGATCGCCGCCGCCAAGGCCGCCTTCCCCGCCTGGGCGCAGTCGACCCCGCAGGTGCGCTACGACGCGCTCAACAAGATCTCGACCGAAATCCTCGCCCGCAAGGAAGAGCTCGGACGCCTGCTCGCCCGCGAGGAAGGCAAGACGCTTCCAGAAGGTATCGGCGAGGTCGCCCGCGCTGGCCAGATCTTCGCCTTCTTCGCCGGCGAGGCGCTGCGCCTGATCGGCGAGAAGGGCGCCTCGGTGCGCCCCGGCCTCGACGTCGAGCTCACCCGTGAGCCGGTCGGCGTCGTCGGCATGATCACGCCCTGGAATTTCCCGATCGCGATTCCCGCCTGGAAGATCGCGCCGGCGCTCTGCTACGGCAACACCGTGGTGTTCAAGCCGGCCGAGCTGGTGCCAGGCTCGGCGCATGCGCTGTCGGAGATCATCACCCGCTCCGGCATTCCCGCCGGCGTATTCAACCTCGTGGTCGGCTCCGGCTCAGTGGTCGGCCAGACCTTGCTCGAACATCCTGACGTCGCCGCGATCTCCTTCACTGGCTCGGTGCAGACCGGCCGCAAGATCGCGCAGGCCTGCGTGCTCTCCAACCCGATGAAGAAGTTCCAGCTCGAGATGGGCGGCAAGAATCCGCTGGTCGTGCTCGACGACGCCGACCTGAAGACCGCCGTCGAGGTCGCCGTCAACGGCGCCTATTTCTCGACCGGTCAGCGCTGCACTGCCTCCTCCCGCCTGATCGTCACTGAAGGCATCCATGACCGCTTCGTCGCGGCGATGGCCGAACGCCTGAACAGCCTGTCGGTGGACGACGCGCTCAAGGCGGGCGTGCATATCGGCCCCGTGGTCGACCAAAGCCAGCTCGACCAGGACCTGCGCTACATCAAGATCGGCCAGGATGAGGGCGCCAAGCTCGCCTTCGGCGGCGAGCTGCTCAAGCGCGAGAACCCCGGCCATTATCTGCAGCCGGCGCTGTTCACCGAAGCCAACAACAACATGCGCATCGCGCGTGAGGAGATCTTTGGCCCCGTCGCCGCCGTCATCCGCGCCAAGAACTACGAGGAGGCCCTCGCCATCTCCAACGACACCGAGTTCGGCCTCGCCTCCGGCATCTGCACCACCAGCCTGAAATACGCCTCGCACTACAAGCGCAACAGCGAGTCCGGCATGGTGATGGTCAATCTGCCGACCGCAGGCGTCGACTATCACGTCCCGTTCGGCGGCCGGAAAGGCTCGAGCTACGGCGCCCGCGAGCAGGGCTCCTATGCCCGCGAGTTCTATACGACGGTGAAGACGGCTTATACTTTCCCGGGTTGA
- the garD gene encoding galactarate dehydratase, protein MDQDVAAKEQPRYIKLNERDNVAIVVNDFGLPAGSRFASGLTLRAFVPQGHKTALVDIAQDAPIIRYGEIIGYALSPISAGEWVDEARIRMPEAPALDKLEISTAVPAPLPPLEGFTFEGYRNPDGSVGTKNILGISSSVQCVKGTMEYAVKRIRAELLPKYPNVDDVVPLTHAYGCGVAITAPDAVVPIRTLQNLALNPNFGGEILVVGLGCEKLAPERLVPEGVSDAIVRMQDEAFDGFGAIVDAIMTQAEARLKVLNTRKRETCPASDLVIGLQCGGSDAFSGVTANPAVGFAADLLVRAGATVMFSEVTEVRDAIQLLTRRAINEDVGRALVREMAWYDSYLARGGADRSANTTPGNKKGGLANIVEKSLGSIVKSGSSAITGVLSPGEKATQKGMLFAATPASDFICGTLQLASGMTLQVFTTGRGTPYGLAAAPVIKVATRSELARRWKDLIDFDSGSIATGEKTIEECGWDLFRLILDVASGRTKPWSDRWGIHNDLTLFNPAPVT, encoded by the coding sequence ATGGACCAGGACGTCGCAGCGAAAGAACAGCCCCGCTACATCAAGCTCAACGAGCGCGACAATGTCGCGATCGTGGTCAATGATTTCGGGCTTCCCGCCGGCTCCCGCTTTGCCAGCGGGCTGACGCTGCGCGCCTTCGTGCCGCAAGGGCACAAGACGGCGCTGGTCGACATCGCGCAAGACGCCCCGATCATCCGCTATGGCGAGATCATCGGCTATGCGCTCTCGCCGATATCAGCCGGCGAATGGGTCGATGAAGCCCGCATCCGCATGCCGGAGGCCCCAGCCCTCGACAAGCTCGAGATCTCGACCGCCGTTCCCGCACCGCTGCCTCCGCTCGAAGGCTTCACCTTCGAAGGCTACCGCAATCCGGACGGCTCAGTCGGAACGAAAAACATCCTCGGCATCTCCTCCTCCGTGCAATGCGTCAAGGGCACGATGGAATATGCGGTCAAGCGCATCCGCGCCGAGCTGCTGCCGAAATATCCGAACGTCGACGACGTTGTCCCGTTGACGCACGCCTATGGCTGCGGCGTCGCGATTACCGCGCCCGACGCAGTCGTGCCGATCCGCACCTTGCAGAACCTCGCACTCAATCCGAATTTCGGGGGCGAGATTCTGGTCGTCGGCCTCGGCTGCGAGAAGCTCGCGCCGGAGCGGCTGGTGCCGGAAGGCGTCAGCGATGCCATCGTGCGCATGCAGGACGAGGCCTTCGACGGCTTTGGTGCGATCGTCGATGCGATCATGACCCAGGCCGAGGCACGGCTGAAGGTGCTCAACACCCGCAAGCGCGAGACCTGCCCGGCCTCCGATCTCGTCATCGGCCTGCAATGCGGCGGCAGCGACGCCTTCTCCGGCGTCACCGCGAACCCCGCCGTCGGCTTCGCCGCGGACCTCCTGGTGCGCGCCGGCGCCACCGTGATGTTCTCTGAAGTGACCGAGGTGCGCGACGCCATCCAGCTCCTGACCCGCCGTGCCATCAACGAGGACGTCGGCCGCGCGCTGGTGCGCGAGATGGCCTGGTACGATTCCTATCTCGCGCGCGGCGGCGCCGACCGCAGCGCCAACACCACGCCCGGCAACAAGAAGGGCGGACTTGCCAACATCGTCGAGAAGTCGCTCGGCTCGATCGTGAAGTCCGGATCATCCGCCATCACCGGCGTGCTCTCGCCCGGCGAGAAGGCGACGCAGAAGGGCATGCTGTTCGCGGCAACGCCCGCCTCCGACTTCATCTGCGGCACGCTCCAGCTCGCCTCCGGCATGACGCTGCAGGTCTTCACCACCGGTCGCGGCACGCCTTACGGCCTTGCGGCCGCGCCCGTGATCAAGGTCGCGACCCGCAGCGAGCTCGCGCGGCGCTGGAAGGACCTGATCGACTTCGATTCAGGCAGCATCGCCACCGGCGAGAAGACCATCGAGGAATGCGGCTGGGACCTGTTCCGCCTGATCCTCGACGTCGCCTCCGGCCGCACCAAGCCGTGGTCGGACCGCTGGGGCATCCACAACGATCTCACGCTGTTCAATCCGGCGCCGGTGACCTGA
- a CDS encoding MipA/OmpV family protein, which translates to MTYLDEAALRLTANARRTTALLAALGTIIALPQAASAQTAFTLPAPPFDLPMLPSPSGNWTVMVGIGGEYTPDFVGSKNGRFLPIPIFTIRRAGSIDQFRGPRDSASIALLDVGNFRAGPAFKYVSSRKSDRYAELTGLGDVKAAYELGGFVEYYPVDWLRLRSELRQGLGGHTGAVADVSADVIVPLIQRLTVSAGPRFTWKSTKATAPYFGVDAVQAAASGLPLYDARGGAHSVGFGSQISYRINPQWEVHAYVEYEKLLGDAADSPLVKLRGSSNQTTVGLGASYSFDFRIR; encoded by the coding sequence ATGACTTATCTTGACGAAGCCGCTCTCCGCCTCACGGCGAATGCGCGGCGGACGACCGCCTTGCTTGCCGCACTCGGCACGATCATCGCGCTTCCTCAGGCTGCATCGGCGCAGACCGCATTCACGCTGCCGGCGCCGCCATTCGACCTGCCGATGCTGCCATCGCCCTCCGGCAACTGGACCGTCATGGTCGGCATCGGTGGCGAATACACGCCTGACTTCGTCGGATCGAAGAACGGGAGATTTCTCCCGATCCCGATCTTCACCATCCGTCGTGCCGGATCCATCGACCAGTTTCGCGGACCTCGCGACAGCGCCAGCATTGCGCTGCTCGACGTCGGCAATTTTCGCGCCGGCCCCGCGTTCAAATATGTCTCCTCGCGCAAGAGCGACAGATATGCCGAGCTGACGGGCCTTGGCGACGTCAAGGCGGCCTATGAGCTCGGAGGTTTCGTCGAATATTATCCGGTCGACTGGCTGCGCCTGCGCAGCGAATTGCGCCAGGGCTTGGGTGGCCACACCGGCGCCGTAGCAGATGTCTCCGCCGACGTCATCGTGCCGCTGATCCAGAGGCTGACGGTCTCGGCTGGCCCGCGCTTCACCTGGAAGAGCACCAAGGCGACCGCGCCCTATTTCGGCGTCGACGCAGTGCAGGCGGCAGCGTCGGGATTGCCACTATATGATGCCAGGGGCGGCGCGCACTCGGTCGGCTTCGGCAGCCAGATCTCCTACCGCATCAATCCGCAATGGGAGGTCCATGCCTATGTCGAGTACGAGAAGCTGCTGGGCGATGCCGCTGACAGTCCGCTGGTCAAGCTGCGGGGATCGTCGAACCAGACCACGGTAGGCCTGGGCGCCTCCTATTCCTTCGATTTCAGGATTCGATAG
- a CDS encoding response regulator transcription factor, with translation MRSLVIEDEPQIGAYVSRLLGQLHGVVDLVGSIADARQALDNFKYDLAIVDRMLPDGDALEVVTALSQSPERPAIIMLTSKDAKEDVVDGLNGGADDYLGKPFEPQELIARVRAVLRRPRLLAPAVLSLGNVELHLGSNEAMVGDTKVLLRRREALILGALLMRRDRVITREALIEEIYGFDDEIESNTLEAQVSRLRKKLAAYGGDVEIRSMRGIGYILRLATPR, from the coding sequence GTGCGCTCGCTCGTGATCGAAGACGAACCGCAGATCGGCGCCTATGTCAGCCGGCTGCTCGGACAATTGCACGGCGTCGTCGACCTCGTCGGCTCGATTGCCGATGCCCGCCAGGCGCTGGACAATTTCAAATATGATCTCGCGATCGTCGACCGGATGCTGCCTGACGGCGATGCGCTCGAGGTGGTCACCGCGCTGAGCCAGTCGCCGGAACGTCCCGCGATCATCATGTTGACCTCCAAGGACGCCAAGGAGGACGTCGTCGACGGCCTCAACGGCGGCGCCGACGACTATCTCGGCAAGCCGTTCGAGCCGCAGGAATTGATCGCGCGTGTGCGTGCGGTCTTGCGCCGGCCTCGCCTGCTCGCGCCCGCGGTGCTGTCGCTTGGCAATGTCGAGCTGCATCTCGGCAGCAACGAGGCGATGGTCGGCGATACCAAGGTCCTGCTGCGGCGGCGCGAGGCCCTGATCCTGGGCGCGCTGCTGATGCGCCGCGATCGCGTCATCACCCGCGAGGCCCTGATCGAGGAAATCTACGGTTTCGACGACGAGATCGAATCCAACACGCTCGAAGCGCAGGTCTCGCGCTTGAGGAAAAAATTGGCGGCATACGGCGGCGACGTCGAGATCCGCAGCATGCGCGGCATCGGTTACATCCTACGGCTGGCCACGCCGCGATGA
- a CDS encoding sensor histidine kinase, whose translation MTSIARTFALSLGIAATTIFLIMLGLFMWRYPMEEREFRACRVVVAVLDRATEIEGQNLTVRPTRALEELKADSPNLWYVVSAGDMVSEYGSERRPALPFAFPYHGPVGSSVFNTLDQKSTFCLAVVQRGSLQLAMMIGEPQVRFGRIARNFLIRSVFSIMLLALAFAATVAVGAALAARFVSRGIERVALRALAIDPAAPQGLISLSEVPRELKPLVEALNRAFGEIDAYIRMQRRFLGNAAHQLRTPLTLLRAKIEDVPEPALKAELVRDVRRLTSLVSAMLDLARLQNHAIEKRPIDLAEITLDVLADFGPSALDAGIELALERAEEGPVLVQGVDAAIRSALANLVGNALIHAHGARRIVVTLAGRSIAVEDDGAGLPDGAEHKLLEPFQTGNTAGGGAGLGLSIVREIMTAHGGELAIFSAPGHGTTMSLRFPERAAATKSPQLDLEAR comes from the coding sequence ATGACCTCGATCGCCCGGACCTTTGCGCTGTCGCTCGGCATCGCCGCGACGACGATCTTCCTGATCATGCTCGGCCTCTTCATGTGGCGCTATCCGATGGAGGAGCGCGAGTTCAGGGCGTGCCGGGTCGTGGTTGCCGTTCTCGACCGCGCCACCGAGATCGAAGGGCAGAACCTCACGGTGCGCCCGACGCGCGCTCTCGAAGAGCTCAAGGCGGACAGCCCGAACCTCTGGTACGTCGTGTCCGCAGGCGACATGGTCAGCGAGTACGGCAGCGAACGCCGGCCGGCCCTTCCCTTCGCGTTTCCCTATCACGGGCCCGTCGGCTCATCGGTCTTCAACACGCTCGACCAGAAGAGCACCTTCTGCCTCGCCGTCGTGCAAAGGGGCTCGTTGCAGCTCGCGATGATGATCGGCGAGCCTCAAGTCCGGTTCGGCCGGATTGCACGAAACTTTCTCATCCGCAGTGTCTTTTCGATCATGCTGCTGGCGCTGGCCTTCGCCGCGACCGTCGCCGTCGGCGCGGCGCTGGCCGCGCGTTTCGTCTCACGCGGCATCGAACGGGTGGCGCTTCGCGCGCTCGCGATCGACCCTGCAGCCCCGCAGGGTCTGATATCCCTGTCCGAGGTCCCTCGCGAGCTGAAGCCGCTGGTCGAGGCGCTGAACCGCGCCTTCGGCGAGATCGATGCCTATATCAGGATGCAGCGACGCTTTCTCGGCAACGCCGCCCATCAGCTTCGCACGCCGCTGACGCTGCTGCGCGCGAAGATCGAGGACGTGCCCGAGCCGGCCTTGAAGGCCGAGCTGGTGCGCGACGTCCGCCGCCTGACGTCGCTGGTGTCCGCAATGCTCGACCTGGCGCGCCTGCAAAATCATGCGATCGAAAAGCGGCCGATCGATCTTGCCGAGATCACGCTGGACGTGCTGGCCGATTTCGGTCCCTCGGCGCTGGACGCCGGCATCGAGCTTGCGCTGGAGCGCGCCGAGGAAGGCCCGGTGCTGGTGCAGGGCGTCGATGCCGCCATTCGCAGCGCGCTCGCCAATCTCGTCGGCAACGCGCTGATCCATGCCCATGGCGCCCGACGCATCGTCGTCACGCTCGCCGGCCGCAGCATCGCGGTGGAAGACGACGGCGCAGGCCTGCCCGACGGCGCCGAGCACAAGCTGCTGGAGCCGTTTCAGACCGGCAACACCGCAGGCGGCGGCGCTGGCCTCGGCCTGTCGATCGTCCGCGAGATCATGACCGCCCATGGCGGTGAGCTCGCCATCTTCTCCGCGCCCGGCCACGGCACGACGATGAGCCTGCGCTTTCCCGAACGAGCGGCGGCGACGAAATCTCCGCAGCTCGATCTGGAAGCGCGCTAG
- a CDS encoding outer membrane protein: MKKASLVAVVMVIGGTAAAGAADLTRPAYVKAPRIEATLYDWTGFYLGVNAGYGVGRNLTSAGFTGTIFTEINRLGPQGGLGGAQAGYNWQGGNLGLGNVVLGVETDIQAADLKDDRCGVFSLPACSALGLTYSQRLGWFGTVRGRVGLANGPVLSYVTGGFAYGDVRTSVTEIPDSFSISQVRTGWTIGSGVEAALAGNWTGKIEYLYLNLGTQTGAGTLLGTPASFSSDTREHIFRVGVNYRVGGTPYREQPAANWTGLYVGGNAGAAIARNASTYDVVASTDPGRHDLSPKGFIGGGQIGYNWQAANWVFGLEADIQGSTQRDNEVCLLWCGPPIGFDLTVDQRMTWLGTARARIGYSVGSSLFYLTGGAAYGDVKTTLVDTNNFGVFVVQQITARHTKSGYTVGGGLESPVNPFGLLGPNWTAKTEYLFVDLGSVTDQYTSVFGATFAHTSHLQEHIFRSGLNYHFNTPVVAKY; the protein is encoded by the coding sequence GTGAAGAAAGCGTCTCTCGTCGCCGTGGTGATGGTCATCGGCGGAACGGCTGCCGCAGGGGCGGCCGACCTGACCCGGCCGGCCTACGTCAAGGCGCCGCGGATCGAGGCCACGCTTTATGACTGGACCGGCTTCTATCTCGGCGTCAATGCCGGTTATGGCGTTGGCCGCAATCTGACCAGTGCCGGATTTACCGGCACGATCTTTACCGAGATCAACCGCCTCGGGCCGCAGGGCGGGCTCGGCGGCGCGCAGGCCGGCTACAACTGGCAGGGCGGCAATCTCGGTCTCGGCAACGTGGTCCTCGGTGTTGAGACGGATATCCAGGCCGCCGACCTGAAGGACGATCGTTGCGGCGTCTTCTCGCTCCCGGCCTGCAGCGCCCTGGGCCTCACTTATTCGCAACGGCTCGGCTGGTTCGGTACCGTGCGCGGCCGCGTTGGCCTGGCCAATGGCCCCGTGCTGAGCTATGTGACCGGCGGCTTTGCGTATGGCGACGTGCGGACCAGCGTCACCGAGATCCCCGACAGCTTCAGCATCAGCCAGGTCCGCACCGGCTGGACCATCGGTAGCGGTGTCGAGGCTGCTCTCGCGGGCAACTGGACCGGCAAGATCGAATATCTCTATCTCAATCTCGGCACCCAGACGGGCGCAGGCACCCTGCTGGGCACGCCTGCGAGTTTCTCGTCGGATACCCGCGAGCACATTTTCCGTGTCGGCGTGAACTATCGTGTCGGCGGCACCCCCTATCGGGAGCAGCCGGCGGCGAACTGGACGGGGCTTTATGTCGGCGGCAATGCGGGTGCCGCAATTGCGCGCAATGCCAGCACGTATGATGTCGTCGCTTCGACCGATCCCGGACGGCACGACTTGAGCCCGAAAGGCTTCATCGGCGGCGGACAGATCGGCTACAACTGGCAGGCCGCCAATTGGGTGTTCGGTCTCGAAGCCGACATCCAGGGCTCGACCCAGCGCGACAACGAGGTTTGCCTGTTGTGGTGCGGCCCGCCGATCGGCTTCGATCTCACCGTCGACCAGCGGATGACCTGGCTCGGCACGGCGCGGGCGCGCATCGGCTATTCGGTCGGCTCGTCGCTCTTCTATCTGACAGGCGGCGCCGCCTATGGCGACGTGAAGACGACCCTGGTCGACACCAATAATTTCGGTGTGTTCGTCGTGCAGCAGATCACCGCCAGGCACACCAAGAGCGGCTACACCGTCGGTGGCGGCCTCGAGTCGCCCGTCAATCCGTTCGGCTTGCTCGGTCCGAACTGGACCGCGAAGACGGAATATCTGTTCGTCGACCTCGGCAGCGTGACCGACCAGTACACCAGCGTTTTCGGTGCGACGTTCGCCCACACCAGCCACCTCCAGGAGCACATCTTCCGCAGCGGGCTGAACTATCACTTCAACACGCCGGTGGTGGCGAAGTATTGA
- a CDS encoding AraC family transcriptional regulator: MKNSVIGDIGSNRRTMDCNYSFMTPPKSRSTPVHVSTDEFPVQQRLAKWREIYGRSIANVDIEPIGDEPFHASVTFQSLPGIGIVSGSRSPAHYHLTRQHLAGARDGFGISVLISGASTTRQLGREIVGRPGTAVVISGTDPSVSTMHRMGQFLTIVLPRPELAVLLRDLDSAYARQIPAENGALRLLVQYVNTLHAAGPLDAPPLAHAVASHIIDLAALALGAEDDVAHEAEGRGLAAARLQAIKTDIRKNLGDQELSATTLALRHGVSPRYVHKLFERDGTGFSEFVLARRLDCAQQMLKDPSFATRTISAIAFECGFGDISYFNRTFRRAYNATPSDIRSAALRLR, encoded by the coding sequence TTGAAAAATAGCGTCATCGGTGATATCGGCTCGAACCGCCGGACGATGGACTGCAACTATTCCTTCATGACACCGCCCAAGTCCCGCTCCACGCCCGTCCATGTCTCCACGGACGAATTTCCGGTCCAGCAACGCCTCGCCAAATGGCGGGAGATCTACGGCCGCAGCATCGCGAATGTGGACATCGAGCCGATCGGCGACGAGCCGTTTCATGCCAGCGTGACCTTCCAGAGCCTGCCCGGCATCGGCATCGTGTCGGGATCGCGGTCGCCGGCACATTACCACCTCACTCGCCAGCATCTCGCCGGCGCACGGGACGGCTTCGGTATCTCCGTGCTCATCAGCGGCGCTTCCACGACGAGACAGCTCGGGCGCGAGATCGTCGGGCGCCCCGGCACCGCCGTCGTGATCTCCGGGACCGATCCGTCGGTCAGCACGATGCACCGCATGGGGCAATTCCTGACCATCGTCCTGCCCCGGCCCGAACTCGCGGTGCTGCTCCGCGATCTGGACTCCGCCTATGCGCGGCAGATTCCGGCCGAGAACGGCGCGCTTCGACTGCTGGTGCAGTACGTGAACACGCTTCACGCGGCCGGCCCGCTCGATGCGCCGCCGCTCGCGCACGCCGTGGCGAGCCACATCATCGATCTGGCAGCGCTCGCGCTCGGCGCGGAGGACGACGTCGCCCATGAAGCGGAAGGGCGCGGCCTCGCGGCCGCCCGGCTTCAGGCCATCAAGACCGACATCCGCAAGAACCTCGGCGATCAGGAACTGTCGGCAACGACGCTCGCCTTGCGGCACGGCGTCTCGCCGCGTTACGTGCACAAGCTGTTCGAACGCGACGGCACCGGCTTCTCGGAATTCGTTCTGGCGCGCCGGCTCGACTGCGCGCAGCAAATGCTGAAGGATCCGAGCTTCGCCACCCGCACCATCAGCGCCATCGCGTTCGAGTGCGGCTTCGGCGACATCTCCTATTTCAACAGGACGTTCCGACGCGCCTACAACGCGACTCCGTCCGACATCCGCTCTGCCGCTTTACGGCTCCGATGA